The Faecalibacter bovis genome includes the window TCATCGTTAAATCGTGACCAGCAAAAGCTGAAATCATCATAATTAAAGTAGATTTTGGCGTATGGAAATTCGTAATCATACAGTTTGCAATAGAGAAATCGTATGGTGGGTGGATAAATTTGTTTGTCCAACCATCGTATGCATTTAAATGACCATCTGCAGAAACAGAAGACTCAATAGAACGCATTGTTGTTGTACCAATAGCACAAACTTTCTTTTTATTGTCAATTGCATTATTAACTAAATCAACAGATTCTTGAGGGATAATTACCTGCTCAGATTCCATTTTATGTTTAGATAAATCTTCAACCTCAACTGGGATAAAAGTACCTAAACCAATATGTAAAGTTAATTCAGCAAAATCAACACCTTTAATTTCTAAACGTTTTAATAAGTGTTTAGAGAAGTGTAAACCAGCCGTTGGAGCTGCAACAGCACCTTCGTGTTTTGCGTAGATTGTTTGGTAACGCTCTGCATCTTCTGGTTCAACGTCACGTAAAATATATTTAGGAAGTGGAGTTTCTCCAAGTTCTTTTAATTTTGCACGAAATTCTTCGTAAGATCCATCAAATAAGAAACGTAAAGTACGTCCACGAGAAGTAGTATTATCAACAACTTCCGCAACTAATGTATCGTCATTATCGAAAAATAATTTGTTTCCGATACGAATTTTACGAGCTGGATCTACTAAAACATCCCATAAACGAGTCTCTGCATCTAATTCTCTTAATAAGAAAACTTCGATATTAGCCCCAGTTTTCTCTTTATTACCCATTAAACGAGCAGGAAAAACTTTTGTGTTGTTACGAATCATAACATCACCTTCGTCGAAGTATTCGATTACGTCTTTGAATAATCTATGTTCAATTTCTCCGGTATCACGGTGAACAACCATTAAACGAGCTTCATCTCTATTTTCAGCTGGGTGTTCCGCTAATAATTCTTCAGGTAAATTAAAATCGAAATCGGAGGTTTTCATTTTCATAATCGCAAATTTTTTTACAAATATACAATCTCAGATACCCCTTTGTCAAGTTTTGAGGCGTTAATTATATGATAATGCCAGATTATGTATATTTGGATCATGAAGAATTTACTTATTGGAGGTATTATGTTTATATTTTTTATAAGTTGTAATACTACTGAAACGAAAGATTTAATTGATGAAAATATTGAAAATGTAAATTCAGTACATATTGAAAACGACACGAAATTTGAAGACATCGCCTTAGAAAAAGCTCCTAATTTTACGTTGTTCGATAATAATGGTGTAAAGAAATCTTTAAGTGATTATAAAGGTAAATTAATCTACATGGACATTTGGGCAACATGGTGCGGGCCATGCCGTGTTCAAATACCAGCAATAAAAGAATTAGAAAAAAAATATAGCGATAAAGGAATTGTATTTCTTAGTGTATCTATAGATCCTGAAAAAAACAAAGAGAAATGGATAAGAATGGTTAAGGATGAAGAAATGTCTGGAGAGCAATTGTATGCAGGTGTTACCAGCAGTAGCTTTGGATTAGATTATAAAGTTAAATTTATTCCACGTTTTATCATCATCTCACCAAAAGGTGATATTTTAATGCATAATGCGCCACAACCTATGGATTTTGTAACAAGAAGTATAAATCCAGAAATTGAACATATTTTTGATTTATATATTAATAGTAATTTATAACCTTACAAATGAATAAAAAATTTTACTTACTACTTACTTTAGTTACATTTCCATTAGCTGCTCAAAATAAATATGAAAAAGGATATATTATTGATTTAAATAACAAAACTATTCCAGTTGAAATATCTTATCAAGATTGGGCAAGGAATCCAAATGAGATTGAGGTTAAACATAATGGGGAAATTAAAAAATATACACCAAAAACAATCAAAGAGTTTGGTTTAGACAATGGGATTAACTACGTAAGCTATAATGGGAATATTGATAAATCGAGCCAATTTTATAATCGAATTTCAGAAATCAAACAACCAGAATGGGTTGAAATTTCTACCTTTCTAAAAACTACCGTAAATGGGCCTTCTAAATTATATGTACATGATAATAACACAACTATTACATATTTTTTTAGTAAAGAAGATGGTGATATTAAACCATTAATTTATAAAATATATAGAGATAATCAAACTACAACAAAAAAAAATGAACAATTTAAGAATCAATTAAGATCTAATGTTTATTGTGGTGATGTGAATTTGAACAAAGTAAACTACAGTAAAAATTCGTTAGAAAAATATTTTATTGATTATAATTCTTGTATTACAAATGGTGAATTTCAGCATAGGCAAGATGTAATTACAAAAAATAAAATTGAATTTGGAATTCAAGCAGGAATTCGTTCAGAGAAAAATTATGTTAATTATCCTGTTTATGAAGCTTCTCATAATTTTTCAGCGGTATCTCCAACTTTTGGTATTAACGCGGAATATCAATTTCCATTTTTACAGAATCGTTATGCGTTAGCGATGGAAGCTAATTATTTTCACTTCAAACGTCAAGATGTTCAAGCAAATTCTCGATTTGGATTAGCGGTTGAACGTAAGATTATTGAAATTCCTCTTGGTTTACAATATTATGTCATGAATGATACAGATCATAAATTATTTGTAGGAGCATTTTATAATATTAAATTAGATTTAGCTAATTCTAATTATACAGAAGTGGTGTATTCAGAATCTAGTAAAACAGATATTGATAATATTTCTTCTTTTAGTTTAGGTGCAGGATATCAATGGAAGAATATTGGTGTTAAAGCTAGATATAATATAAATTCTAAATTTGACGTAGGCGAGTATATGAAAGGTGAAACATCATCAATTAGTCTGAATTTATTTTACAAATTTAAAAAACTTGAATTTTAATATAATAGAAAAGCATCTCGAAAGAGATGCTTTTTTTGTGTTCCTCACGTAGTTTGTTGTTAATTTTAAACCTTTAGGTCTGTGTTAGTACCTAAAAACTCTTTATATTTTTCGACGATAGGGTCTACTAAATCTTTTAAGAAATCTTCAGTTTGCTCTTCAGCAAAACCGATAAAGTTTTTCGGATCAAGTAATTCAACTAATTTATCCTTGTCAATTTTAACTTCGTCATCCGCAATAATACGTTCGATTAAGTCATTGTGTTTACCTTCCATTTTAACTTGTCTAGCAGCTTCCATCGAGTGTGTACGAATAATTTCGTGTAATTCCT containing:
- the queA gene encoding tRNA preQ1(34) S-adenosylmethionine ribosyltransferase-isomerase QueA; translated protein: MKTSDFDFNLPEELLAEHPAENRDEARLMVVHRDTGEIEHRLFKDVIEYFDEGDVMIRNNTKVFPARLMGNKEKTGANIEVFLLRELDAETRLWDVLVDPARKIRIGNKLFFDNDDTLVAEVVDNTTSRGRTLRFLFDGSYEEFRAKLKELGETPLPKYILRDVEPEDAERYQTIYAKHEGAVAAPTAGLHFSKHLLKRLEIKGVDFAELTLHIGLGTFIPVEVEDLSKHKMESEQVIIPQESVDLVNNAIDNKKKVCAIGTTTMRSIESSVSADGHLNAYDGWTNKFIHPPYDFSIANCMITNFHTPKSTLIMMISAFAGHDLTMKAYNEAVKEGYKFYSYGDAMLIL
- a CDS encoding PorT family protein — encoded protein: MNKKFYLLLTLVTFPLAAQNKYEKGYIIDLNNKTIPVEISYQDWARNPNEIEVKHNGEIKKYTPKTIKEFGLDNGINYVSYNGNIDKSSQFYNRISEIKQPEWVEISTFLKTTVNGPSKLYVHDNNTTITYFFSKEDGDIKPLIYKIYRDNQTTTKKNEQFKNQLRSNVYCGDVNLNKVNYSKNSLEKYFIDYNSCITNGEFQHRQDVITKNKIEFGIQAGIRSEKNYVNYPVYEASHNFSAVSPTFGINAEYQFPFLQNRYALAMEANYFHFKRQDVQANSRFGLAVERKIIEIPLGLQYYVMNDTDHKLFVGAFYNIKLDLANSNYTEVVYSESSKTDIDNISSFSLGAGYQWKNIGVKARYNINSKFDVGEYMKGETSSISLNLFYKFKKLEF
- a CDS encoding TlpA family protein disulfide reductase, producing the protein MKNLLIGGIMFIFFISCNTTETKDLIDENIENVNSVHIENDTKFEDIALEKAPNFTLFDNNGVKKSLSDYKGKLIYMDIWATWCGPCRVQIPAIKELEKKYSDKGIVFLSVSIDPEKNKEKWIRMVKDEEMSGEQLYAGVTSSSFGLDYKVKFIPRFIIISPKGDILMHNAPQPMDFVTRSINPEIEHIFDLYINSNL